A part of Gossypium hirsutum isolate 1008001.06 chromosome A07, Gossypium_hirsutum_v2.1, whole genome shotgun sequence genomic DNA contains:
- the LOC107888820 gene encoding nudix hydrolase 7, protein MQNLRQLYHCCFLTRKSFPSSSSTLLSLIPKYLCLPTLHPVSWIFLPKGQYKSNSISSSARNMSTSTIALAIEKQMVLENGVQQVELLNGVEDSYGGIILNMEEPMESEAFVYSLRAAISQWKQQGKRGVWIKLPIQLVNLVEPSVKEGFRYHHAEPDYIMLVNWIGNSTNTIPENASHRVGIGALVTNDQREVLVVQENNGTFKGKGVWKFPTGVVNEGEDICMAAIREVKEETGIDTEFVEILAFRQSHKSFFTKSDLFFVCMLRPLSFDIQKQETEIEAAQWMSINEYAAQPFIQKHNGFSSVANVCLAKLEKDYAGFSRIPTTTASGKTSYVYFNSRDLSKL, encoded by the exons ATGCAGAATCTGAGGCAACTTTACCATTGTTGCTTTCTTACGAGGAAGTCCTTTCCATCGTCTTCCTCTACACTGCTTTCTTTGATTCCCAAATATCTTTGCCTCCCAACTCTTCACCCTGTTTCTTGGATTTTTCTCCCTAAAG GTCAATATAAGAGTAACTCGATAAGCTCCTCTGCGAGAAATATGTCGACTTCAACAATTGCATTAGCAATTGAAAAGCAAATGGTCCTTGAAAATGGGGTTCAACAGGTTGAATTACTTAATGGGGTGGAGGATTCATATGGTGGGATCATCCTAAACATGGAGGAACCTATGGAATCCGAGGCATTCGTCTATTCACTCAGAGCTGCAATATCACAATGGAAGCAACAG GGGAAGAGGGGCGTCTGGATTAAATTGCCTATTCAACTTGTTAATCTGGTTGAACCGTCGGTTAAG GAAGGGTTTAGGTACCACCATGCGGAACCAGATTATATAATGCTTGTGAATTGGATCGGTAACTCTACCAATACCATACCTGAAAATGCATCACACCGTGTGGGGATTGGTGCTCTTGTCACCAATGACCAAAGAGAG GTGCTTGTAGTTCAAGAGAATAATGGCACGTTCAAAGGCAAAGGTGTGTGGAAATTCCCTACTGGAGTCGTTAACGAG GGTGAGGATATTTGCATGGCTGCAATCAGGGAAGTTAAAGAAGAGACAGGG ATCGACACTGAATTTGTGGAAATTTTAGCATTTAG GCAAAGCCACAAGTCGTTCTTCACGAAATCGGATTTGTTTTTCGTTTGCATGTTACGTCCACTCTCGTTCGACATCCAGAAGCAAGAGACAGAGATTGAAGCTGCTCAG tGGATGTCGATCAACGAATATGCAGCACAACCTTTTATCCAGAAACATAATGGCTTTAGTAGTGTTGCCAACGTATGCTTAGCAAAGTTAGAGAAGGACTACGCCGGATTTTCCCGGATTCCGACAACCACAGCTTCGGGGAAAACTAGTTACGTATACTTCAACAGCAGAGATCTGAGCAAGCTGTAA